In the Sorghum bicolor cultivar BTx623 chromosome 4, Sorghum_bicolor_NCBIv3, whole genome shotgun sequence genome, TGACAGGTGTTGTAGTTGATGTGGGTGATGGGGCTACACACATTGTTCCAGTTGCTGATGGATATGTCATTGGGAGCAGCATCAGATCTATTCCAATTACAGGCAAGGATGTTACCCAGTTTGTTCATCAACTTCTAAAGGTATGCTTTCTTGTTGATTGTCACAAGATACTACTCAACTTTCAACTTATCTAGAGAAACTTACCAGGTGTAAAGGAAATGAAAGATTCTAGAAAAAAGTACTTTGTTCAACAGAGAATAGAACATAATAGAATTACAAAATTGTGGTTAATTTGGAGAAGTTGCTATCataatggtatgttccttgtgtAATAATATAAAACAATAAGTTTCACTTAAACATTCGTTCAagaaaaagcttcaccctaacAGTTAAGGATAGCCACAGCATGTGATAAAACCATAGCTGTTTTTTTAATCATAGATCTATTGGATTATCACTTGAACTTGGCCCATGATGTGATTTTTGCGAATATCTTCTAGTTCTTTGATCCACCTACTGTTGTTTTCTAATAAAGATTGTAGCTATGCCTTTCTGGGTAAATGAGCACCTATAATAAGATTAAAACTATTTTCCGTTGGCATGCAACTTGCTTGGTGAATTGATTTATAGTTTAACTTTGACATAGATAACAGAGGATGCACAGCATCTGTTTCTTAGATAATTTGATATAATCTTCTTTTAGAAAATAACACCAAACATCTGCATTATAATATTTAAACGCATGACCGAGTCCCGTATTTTTGCATCCAGGAAAGAGGTGAGAACATTCCACCAGAAGAATCTTTTGATGTAGCAAGGAGGATTAAAGAAATGTACTGCTATACTTCTTCAGACATTGTGAAGGTATTTAATTACATTAAGTGCCTTGTTATGTTACTTGGTGAACATACATACTTTGATTtagaagatttttttttaaaaaaagaaattcaaaagaaTGTGGGTGGAGGAGACTGTCCTTCAATGCTGGGGCTCTTCGTTACCAAATATAATACACCTAAGTTCAACCCCAATCCCAGCTCTTTTTCGCTTTTCATGGCCGTACATTCTGTTTTAAGTATGGTAtagtgcccccccccccccccccccctagtTGAACCATTGAAATACTTTACACCTATACCATACTGACTGAGATCTGATTGTGTAAAGCACTGTTCGAGAAATAAACATGTTTTTGCCAAATAATGCCATCAATTTTTTGTTTCATATTTTCTCACTGGTGAACGTTTTCCTTTAAATATGATGTTTCACTCCTGCCAGCATCTAGCCATGGAGTTTCTGATAGAAGGTCCTTCCAAAAAGAACAATTAGTCACAATTTACCTTATTGTTGCGATTTCAGGAATTTAATAAACATGACAGGGAGCCATCAAAGTACGTTAAACACTGGACGGGCATCAAACCAAAAACTGGTGCGAAATACACATGTGACATTGGATATGAACGATTCCTGGGGCCTGAGGTATTTGATTTTACTAAATGAGTGTACACATATGTAGTAACTTCTATGTCACCGTCTGTTTCAGACTTGCAGTAATTGGTTGTAGGTAGACCATGACATGCAGAAGTACTCCCTCTTGTTAATCTGAGTTCGCTTTACGTCATTTGTACGTGAGTTAAAGTTGGCTTCGTAGAATAACTAGTTTGACACTTTTGAGTTCAAACTTTATGTGACTGCAATGCTAACTTTTCGTCGAAGTACCCTGAGATATTTTCGCTATGCATTTTAACATCACCATCATGTTGCCTTCTCACATTAGTGTTAAATTTGTGCAGATCTTCTTCAACCCAGAGATATATAACAATGACTTCACCACTCCTTTGCAAGTTGTTATTGACAAGTGCATCCAATCATCCCCAATCGACACAAGGAGGGCTCTTTATAAGGTTTTTATGATATGAGTATTATTGTTACCATTTATTCTAAGACATTACATCGAGTCTAAAGAATTTCCAATGGCACAGAATATTGTCTTGTCTGGAGGCTCAACTATGTTTAAAGATTTCCATAGGAGGTTACAGCGGGACCTAAAAAAGATAGTGGACGCACGAGTCCGTGCATCTAATAGTCGGCTTATTAGTGGAGATACTAAGGTACAAAATTTGCTATTTGCTCTTAATGTCTTTCTGGAAACTGGAAACTTTGTTCTGCCTGCCAGTTTTTCAGTCACACATAAATTATATTGATTTTCAGGCCCAGCCTATAGAAGTGAACGTGGTCAGTCATCCTATTCAGAGATATGCGGTATGGTTTGGCGGCTCTGTGCTTGCTTCAACTGCCGAATTCTACGAGGTATATCAGCTTAAATTGTCTATGCACATATAGCATTACAAATTTTCCAGGAAAGAACCAGACAACTTATCTGCTTGCGCAAGTTTATTACACTACATCTTGTTGGATCAGTATATGTGTAACAACTTATTTTGGGAGTTCTTTCCTATGCCCAGGCTTGTCACACAAAAGCAGAGTACGAAGAGTACGGTGCGAGCATCTGCCGATCGAACCCTGTGTTCAAAGGGATGTACTGAATCAGCCCATCATATAATCCCATTCTCAATGGTATGTATTAAACCGGGAGCGATTCCCTGAGGTTGACTGTCGTGAATGGCATCCACTCCAGCGTAAATGGGGAGAAGGAGAACTGACAGTGGAGACGGACTGTCCAGAGGGATCCTGGAGAAGCATAGCCGTAC is a window encoding:
- the LOC110434588 gene encoding actin-related protein 3; this translates as MDALSRPAVVIDNGTGYTKMGFAGNVEPCFITPTVVAVNDSFSSSGQPAARGAPARGNWLAQHSAGVMADLDFYIGEEALARSRASTSHSLSYPIRNGQVENWDTMERFWQQCIFNYLRCDPEDHYFLLTESPLTAPETREYTGEIMFETFNVPGLYIAVQPVLALAAGYTTTKCEMTGVVVDVGDGATHIVPVADGYVIGSSIRSIPITGKDVTQFVHQLLKERGENIPPEESFDVARRIKEMYCYTSSDIVKEFNKHDREPSKYVKHWTGIKPKTGAKYTCDIGYERFLGPEIFFNPEIYNNDFTTPLQVVIDKCIQSSPIDTRRALYKNIVLSGGSTMFKDFHRRLQRDLKKIVDARVRASNSRLISGDTKAQPIEVNVVSHPIQRYAVWFGGSVLASTAEFYEACHTKAEYEEYGASICRSNPVFKGMY